A genomic region of Dactylococcopsis salina PCC 8305 contains the following coding sequences:
- a CDS encoding ParA family protein has translation MLYPKRWNQVYLDIIPSHIRLSDMEPQLLSTVDVDNVLAKKLRRYKNEYDFIFIDAPPSFGKVNTISLMASSAILIPTQLAPYPIRALEYVMNRAFAIDDAREEPLPILGIAVSMYDKKSKRVNAEMRKLIDSILNKDQRRKEIPIFPEDTWIPNLAVVNTNALKGRPICEAEFDHDLSQNDKEAAAKALSNYEALARHLSENLPVAK, from the coding sequence GTGTTGTATCCTAAACGATGGAATCAGGTTTATTTAGATATTATTCCTTCTCATATTCGTTTAAGTGATATGGAACCTCAGTTATTAAGCACAGTTGATGTTGATAATGTTTTAGCAAAAAAATTGAGAAGATATAAAAATGAATATGATTTTATTTTCATTGATGCTCCTCCATCTTTTGGTAAAGTGAATACAATTTCTTTAATGGCTTCATCTGCTATTTTAATTCCTACGCAATTAGCTCCTTATCCCATTCGTGCTTTAGAATATGTTATGAATCGTGCTTTTGCGATCGATGATGCTAGAGAAGAACCGCTTCCTATTTTGGGAATTGCTGTAAGTATGTATGATAAAAAATCTAAAAGAGTAAATGCAGAAATGCGTAAATTGATTGACTCTATACTGAATAAAGATCAAAGACGTAAAGAAATTCCTATTTTCCCTGAAGATACTTGGATTCCCAATTTAGCTGTAGTTAATACTAATGCCTTAAAAGGTCGTCCAATCTGCGAAGCTGAGTTTGATCATGATTTGAGTCAAAACGATAAAGAAGCAGCTGCTAAAGCGTTGTCTAATTATGAAGCGTTAGCGCGACATTTATCT